A single Candidatus Zymogenus saltonus DNA region contains:
- a CDS encoding KH domain-containing protein, with the protein MDSNDHAGQNEDLGIVVTGVDLEDALKSAAGQLGLDRNSMEYRVIDSGAGGIFGLLGKKKITIRAWEADSQRALRDAIEFLSEILRKMKIGARVEGVEDEDGLNLNIRGESEGLVIGRRGQTLDALQYITNRYIQRIHEGRIRVVIDSEGYRSRREQSIRKIAISLGKKAKRLGKPVAAEPMGSVERRLFHLALKTDKELKTESRGEGEKRKVIIYPVKR; encoded by the coding sequence ATGGATTCTAACGATCACGCAGGACAGAACGAGGATTTGGGCATAGTCGTAACCGGCGTCGACCTCGAGGACGCCCTTAAAAGCGCGGCGGGTCAACTCGGATTGGATCGGAACAGCATGGAGTATCGGGTTATAGATTCGGGAGCGGGGGGAATCTTCGGGCTTCTGGGCAAGAAAAAGATCACCATCAGGGCGTGGGAGGCCGACTCCCAGAGGGCATTAAGAGACGCAATAGAGTTCCTGTCCGAGATATTGAGAAAGATGAAAATAGGCGCCAGGGTTGAGGGCGTCGAGGACGAAGACGGATTGAATCTCAATATCAGGGGGGAATCGGAAGGTTTAGTCATCGGAAGGCGGGGACAGACGCTGGACGCCCTTCAGTACATCACAAATAGATACATTCAGCGAATCCACGAGGGGAGGATACGGGTGGTCATCGACAGCGAGGGATACAGGAGCCGTCGTGAGCAATCGATCAGGAAGATAGCCATAAGCCTCGGCAAAAAGGCAAAGAGGCTCGGGAAACCGGTTGCGGCCGAGCCTATGGGCTCCGTGGAGAGAAGGCTCTTTCACCTGGCACTGAAGACGGATAAAGAGCTCAAGACGGAGAGCCGGGGGGAGGGCGAGAAGAGAAAGGTCATAATCTATCCGGTCAAGAGATAA
- a CDS encoding ATP synthase F0 subunit B yields the protein MNLKIKLTRSLTVLIIFAVVSISLALYTTLLANGVVSIDAMQNVAFLKKFALSLESDINRFEDFAWRIANFSILIIILHVVLTEKIIDFFSNRKKAIREALDDAAESKINAEKRYQEITAKFSKVKKEVEELRTTFLEEGKRERQRLIETAAKEAEKIRLMAEKSIEHELIMAKQAIKTETVDLALSIAEQILKKNIKKKDISRMTNEYIENTISEKTAKLT from the coding sequence ATGAACCTGAAGATAAAACTCACTCGCTCCCTTACCGTTCTGATAATCTTTGCAGTAGTCTCCATCTCCTTGGCCCTCTATACGACGCTTCTCGCCAACGGCGTGGTATCCATCGATGCCATGCAAAATGTCGCCTTCCTGAAAAAATTTGCCCTTTCGCTTGAAAGCGACATTAACAGATTCGAGGACTTCGCATGGAGAATAGCCAACTTCTCTATTTTGATCATCATATTGCACGTTGTCCTTACAGAAAAGATTATCGATTTCTTCTCGAACAGAAAAAAGGCCATCCGCGAGGCCCTCGATGACGCGGCGGAATCCAAGATTAACGCCGAAAAGAGGTACCAAGAGATTACCGCAAAGTTTTCAAAGGTTAAGAAAGAGGTCGAAGAGCTCAGGACAACCTTTCTCGAAGAGGGGAAAAGGGAGCGTCAACGGCTGATTGAAACCGCCGCCAAGGAGGCGGAGAAGATTCGACTTATGGCCGAAAAGAGTATTGAACATGAGCTGATCATGGCAAAGCAGGCCATCAAGACCGAGACCGTTGATTTGGCCTTAAGTATCGCGGAACAGATACTGAAAAAGAATATCAAGAAAAAAGACATCTCGAGAATGACCAACGAATATATTGAAAACACTATTAGTGAAAAGACTG
- a CDS encoding ParA family protein, whose amino-acid sequence MAAKVICIANQKGGVGKTTTAVNLSASLAAAERKTLVIDIDPQANAGSGLGVDKNEVRESIYQVLIEKTSISKILLKPKRELPFLMLAPSNTDLIGAEIELVGAIGREQKLKSGIEEILDRFDYVLIDCPPSLGLLTVNSLTAAHSIIIPLQCEYFALEGLGQLLNTINIIRKNINKQLVIEGILLTMFDSRNNLSHQVQEEVTKHFGKQVFKSVIPRNVSLSECSSFGLPIILYDINSKGAMSYLELTQEIIRRER is encoded by the coding sequence ATGGCAGCAAAGGTAATTTGTATTGCAAACCAAAAAGGGGGGGTGGGAAAGACCACCACCGCCGTTAACCTCTCCGCCTCTCTGGCTGCGGCGGAGAGAAAGACCCTCGTCATCGATATCGATCCTCAGGCCAACGCCGGGAGCGGGCTCGGAGTCGACAAGAACGAGGTCCGTGAGAGCATCTACCAGGTCCTTATTGAAAAAACCTCCATATCGAAGATATTATTGAAGCCGAAAAGGGAGCTCCCCTTCCTGATGCTCGCCCCCTCGAACACCGACCTGATCGGAGCGGAGATAGAACTTGTCGGGGCTATCGGCAGGGAGCAAAAATTGAAGTCGGGGATCGAAGAGATATTGGACAGATTCGATTATGTCTTGATAGACTGCCCGCCCTCCCTGGGACTTCTAACCGTAAATTCCCTCACGGCGGCACACAGCATCATCATCCCCCTGCAGTGCGAATACTTCGCCCTGGAGGGGTTGGGTCAGCTATTAAACACCATAAACATTATCAGAAAGAATATAAACAAACAACTCGTCATCGAGGGTATCCTCCTCACAATGTTCGACTCAAGAAACAACCTGTCCCATCAGGTTCAGGAGGAGGTGACAAAACATTTCGGCAAACAGGTCTTTAAAAGCGTTATTCCAAGAAACGTTAGTCTCTCGGAATGCTCGAGCTTTGGGCTGCCCATCATCCTCTATGACATCAACTCGAAGGGGGCAATGAGCTACCTGGAGCTCACTCAGGAAATTATTCGGAGAGAGAGATAA
- the mnmE gene encoding tRNA uridine-5-carboxymethylaminomethyl(34) synthesis GTPase MnmE, producing the protein MNRDFDRKIDADTIVAVATPWGEGAIGVVRLSGPDSLSIGKKLFRFIQKPQKIETHRMYLGDVLDSNGKAIDRALFVFMESPSSYTGEDVVELQCHGGPLLLESVVLGAVSAGARPAENGEFTRRAFMNGKLDLAQAEAVLDIITSVTERGLLVSAGQLFGGLSGEIEDMKEALVLLLADVEASIDFPDEETEIISREVVIKESERILKRIEELLSTYRRGRMLKEGASVVILGCPNVGKSSLMNRLLGADRAIVTAEPGTTRDTVWDFTRINGIPLKIVDTCGIREVLGEAEREGVRRAWEAVSGADIILLVIDVTSEIGNEEERMIYLIEGGGAVKEGVATLVVLNKVDLLDVNEPEGKEDMRINEMEDLPFPYLFTSALTGRGIDDLRSEIRRLLLDEAGGGGAASDRIIINNARHLEALLGARRSLTEILNGENIYGPGEGRIKRRFEPELLAVDIRGALTSLKEITGEVGAEDVLDAIFSRFCVGK; encoded by the coding sequence ATGAACAGAGATTTTGACCGAAAGATCGATGCCGACACAATTGTCGCGGTGGCGACGCCCTGGGGAGAGGGTGCAATAGGGGTGGTCCGTCTCAGCGGCCCCGATTCCCTCTCCATTGGGAAAAAGCTCTTCAGATTTATCCAAAAGCCTCAAAAAATCGAAACCCACAGGATGTACCTCGGCGACGTCCTCGACTCCAACGGGAAGGCGATCGACCGCGCCCTTTTTGTCTTCATGGAATCGCCCAGCTCCTACACCGGGGAAGACGTCGTGGAGCTCCAGTGTCACGGCGGCCCCCTCCTCTTAGAGTCGGTGGTATTGGGAGCCGTGTCCGCGGGGGCGCGTCCCGCCGAAAACGGGGAGTTCACGAGGCGGGCCTTTATGAACGGGAAGCTCGATCTCGCCCAGGCGGAGGCGGTGCTGGACATTATCACCTCCGTCACAGAGAGGGGCCTTCTGGTCTCGGCGGGCCAGCTCTTCGGCGGGCTCTCCGGAGAGATCGAGGATATGAAGGAGGCGCTGGTTCTGCTCCTCGCCGACGTGGAGGCCTCAATAGACTTCCCGGACGAGGAGACCGAGATAATATCCCGGGAGGTCGTCATAAAAGAGTCGGAGCGTATCCTGAAGAGGATAGAAGAACTCCTCTCCACATACCGCCGGGGGAGGATGCTGAAAGAGGGCGCGAGCGTGGTCATTCTCGGGTGTCCCAACGTGGGGAAGTCGAGCCTGATGAACAGGCTTCTGGGGGCGGATCGGGCCATCGTAACGGCCGAGCCCGGAACGACCAGAGATACCGTCTGGGACTTTACCAGAATTAACGGCATCCCGCTCAAGATCGTCGACACGTGCGGCATCCGGGAGGTCCTGGGCGAAGCGGAGCGGGAGGGGGTCAGAAGGGCATGGGAGGCGGTCTCGGGGGCCGACATAATCCTCCTTGTGATCGACGTGACATCGGAAATCGGCAATGAGGAGGAGAGGATGATCTATCTCATCGAGGGCGGGGGGGCCGTAAAGGAGGGAGTCGCAACCCTCGTCGTCCTGAACAAGGTCGATCTCCTCGATGTCAATGAACCGGAGGGAAAGGAAGATATGCGTATAAACGAGATGGAAGACCTCCCCTTTCCCTATCTCTTCACCTCAGCTCTGACGGGCCGGGGGATAGACGATTTGAGATCGGAGATCAGGAGGCTCCTCCTCGATGAGGCGGGGGGAGGCGGGGCCGCTTCCGACAGGATAATCATAAACAACGCGAGACACCTTGAGGCCCTCTTGGGCGCAAGGAGATCCCTAACAGAGATATTAAACGGGGAAAATATCTACGGCCCGGGGGAAGGGAGGATCAAAAGACGTTTTGAGCCGGAGCTACTGGCTGTGGACATCCGCGGTGCGTTGACATCCCTTAAGGAGATTACTGGAGAGGTAGGAGCCGAAGATGTGCTCGACGCCATTTTCTCCCGATTCTGCGTCGGCAAATAG
- a CDS encoding ParB/RepB/Spo0J family partition protein: MAKRKALGKGLSALIPDAAPVEEFIEKGVGKVTHGDLFTVKVGDIIPNRYQPRKDFDDEKIEELAASVEENGIIQPLIVRSSEDGYELIAGERRLRAAKRAGLERVPVVIKDVSDSEILQLALIENIQREDLNPIEEANAYLRLIEEFDITQENLAGRVGKDRSTIANTLRLLSLPDVVKEDVARGVLSSGHARALLSLNDERSILKARERVTSKGMSVRETESLVKRMKEGEPEKLAREVDHLLLDIEDELTRTLGTRVKIVSRGAGGKIEIEYYSDQELERLTDILKS, translated from the coding sequence ATGGCAAAGAGAAAGGCACTTGGGAAGGGACTCTCCGCGCTCATTCCGGACGCCGCACCGGTGGAAGAGTTCATCGAAAAGGGAGTGGGAAAGGTCACCCATGGAGATCTCTTTACGGTAAAGGTGGGGGACATTATCCCCAATCGTTATCAGCCCAGGAAGGACTTCGATGACGAAAAGATAGAGGAGCTTGCCGCCTCCGTCGAAGAGAATGGGATTATCCAACCCCTTATTGTCAGAAGCTCAGAAGACGGCTACGAGCTCATCGCCGGAGAGCGTAGGCTCAGGGCTGCAAAGAGGGCGGGCCTCGAGCGCGTTCCCGTGGTGATCAAGGATGTATCAGACTCCGAGATCCTACAGCTGGCATTAATCGAAAATATCCAGAGGGAAGACCTCAATCCGATCGAGGAGGCCAACGCCTATCTTAGGCTGATCGAGGAATTCGATATTACCCAGGAGAATTTGGCCGGGCGCGTGGGCAAGGACAGGTCCACCATAGCAAACACCTTGAGGCTCCTTTCCCTTCCCGATGTCGTAAAGGAGGATGTGGCAAGGGGAGTCCTTTCCTCCGGTCACGCAAGGGCTTTACTTTCCCTAAACGACGAGAGGTCGATCCTCAAGGCGAGGGAAAGGGTCACGTCCAAGGGGATGTCCGTGAGGGAGACGGAGTCTTTGGTTAAGAGAATGAAAGAGGGCGAGCCTGAAAAATTGGCGAGGGAGGTAGATCACCTTCTCCTGGACATCGAAGACGAGCTTACCCGGACCCTCGGAACAAGAGTAAAGATCGTCTCCAGGGGAGCCGGCGGGAAGATAGAGATAGAGTATTATTCAGACCAGGAACTGGAGAGATTGACGGATATCTTGAAATCTTGA
- a CDS encoding ATP synthase F0 subunit B, with translation MLELNFTFFIQMINFLAFVLVINWLLVKPILRVLDERRNRVEGNEEESERLLAESERIFNEYQTALKEARIEASREKERLRSEGIERESEIIKTAKEESKNMTDKLKEEIAKESEMALAKMKNEADVLSKVIAEKILEREI, from the coding sequence GTGCTGGAACTTAATTTCACATTCTTTATACAGATGATAAACTTCCTCGCCTTTGTCCTCGTGATAAACTGGCTCCTGGTAAAGCCTATACTTAGAGTCCTCGATGAAAGGAGGAACAGGGTAGAGGGAAACGAAGAAGAGTCGGAGCGCCTTCTGGCGGAGTCGGAAAGGATATTTAACGAGTACCAAACAGCCCTCAAAGAGGCAAGAATCGAAGCAAGCAGGGAGAAAGAGCGTTTGAGATCCGAAGGGATCGAAAGGGAATCCGAAATTATTAAGACAGCCAAAGAAGAGTCCAAGAATATGACGGATAAGCTTAAAGAGGAGATCGCAAAGGAATCGGAAATGGCCTTAGCCAAGATGAAAAATGAAGCCGATGTCCTCTCTAAAGTGATCGCCGAGAAGATCCTCGAAAGGGAGATTTAA
- a CDS encoding polymer-forming cytoskeletal protein has product MFGKVKIIGGKKPESFDKTSELNAFLGEGTSFEGSLSFEGTVRVEGKLKGDIFAKDILIVGHNGKVEGEIEVDTIIINGLVKGNIRAARRVEISPPGRFYGEIETPTFVIHEGGIFEGNCRMERIKDELTATKFSTSLRETGHYMVKEVNKSNSGGSTH; this is encoded by the coding sequence ATGTTTGGAAAAGTCAAGATCATCGGCGGCAAGAAACCGGAAAGCTTCGACAAGACATCCGAGCTTAACGCTTTTTTGGGGGAGGGAACTAGCTTCGAGGGATCCCTTTCCTTTGAGGGAACGGTAAGGGTGGAGGGAAAGCTTAAGGGCGATATCTTCGCAAAGGACATCCTTATCGTTGGGCACAACGGCAAGGTAGAGGGCGAGATCGAGGTCGACACGATTATCATCAACGGCCTTGTAAAGGGAAATATCAGGGCCGCCAGAAGGGTGGAAATCTCACCGCCCGGGAGGTTCTACGGCGAGATCGAAACCCCCACTTTTGTCATACACGAGGGGGGCATCTTTGAAGGCAACTGCAGGATGGAGCGGATAAAGGATGAGCTTACGGCGACCAAGTTTTCAACATCGCTGAGGGAGACGGGCCACTACATGGTCAAGGAAGTAAACAAGAGTAACAGCGGCGGCTCCACCCACTGA